The window TCGCTTCTACAATTCGTCTATAAATTCAAGGGGCCCGACAAAACCGCCCTTTGTACCGATTCGATGCGAGGGGCGGGAATGCCAGACGGGGAATCGATCTTGGGTAGCCTCGAAAAAGGGCAGAAGGTGATCATCGAGGATGGGGTAGCTAAATTACCCGACCGCACGGCTTTTGCCGGTAGCGTGGCCACTACCGACCGGCTAGTTCGCACCATGGTAGAGATAGCAGAAGTCCCTTTGGTGGAGGCAGTTAGAATGATGACCCTCACCCCTGCTCGTATCTTGAAAATCGATCAGCAGAAAGGATCAATCCAGCAAGGGAAAGACGCGGATTTCGTTATTTTCGACAATAATATACATGTTTCATACACAATCATAGAAGGAAATGTCATACACAACAGCTAGTTCAGATGTAGTTACATTCACGAAAGGAATGTTAGAAGTTAGAATTTTTCATACCCGCGAAGCGATGGGTAAAGAAGCCGCGATCAATGTATCGGACTCCATTCAACGGTTACTTAAACAGAAAGAGGAGATAAACATGATTTTCGCGGCAGCACCCTCACAAAGCGATTTCATGAAGGAGTTGATCGCGGACAAGGCAATCGAGTGGAATAGGATCAACGCCTTTCACATGGATGAATACATCGGGTTAGAAAAAGAAGCTTCGCAAGGTTTTGGTAATTTTTTAAAACGTAACCTTTTCGATCATGTACCTCTCAAAAGCGTGCATCTTATAAACGGCCAGGCCGACGATCCCGAGGAGGAGTGCAAGCGATACAGCAAGCTTTTGGAACAGCACACGGTAGACATTGTATGTCTCGGCATTGGAGAAAATGGGCACATCGCGTTCAATGATCCTCCCGTGGCGGACTTTAAAGATCCCAAGCAGGTAAAGGTCGTGGAACTGGATATGCCTTGCAGGCAACAGCAAGTCAATGAGAATCTTTTCACGGGTATCGACTTGGTGCCTACTCATGCCATCACGATTACTATCCCCGGGTTATTACGCGGAGGAGAGATGTTCTGCATGGTTCCCGCGCTGAATAAGGCCGAGGCAGTAAATCACACCCTGAACGGTGAGATCAGCGAAGCGTGCCCCGCCTCTATCTTGAGGACAAAAAAAGGTGCTATCCTCTACTTAGACCGTGATAGCGCGTCATTATTAGAAACCGAGGAAGCATAATGTTGCTTCTCGTAGAAGAAATCAACAAAAAACAGGTGTTATGAAGTTAAGAATTATTTTATCGGTACTCTTATCGGGATTTTTGTTTGTATCCCACGCCCAAATGAAAATTGGGATAATCGGGTTGGACACCTCCCACTCCATCGCTTTTACCAAATTTATAAATGGAGCGGATAAAAAGGAGGAATATAAAGATTTTCAGATTGTGGCAGCCTACCCGTATGGATCCAAGTCCATTAAATCGAGCTACGATCGTATCCCCGGATACATCGAGCAAGTGAAAGAGATGGGCGTGGAGATTGTCTCTTCCATCCCGGAACTTTTGGACAAGGTAGATTGCGTGTTGCTGGAGACGAACGACGGCAATCTGCATTTGGAACAGGCCTACGAGGTATTCAAGGCAGGAAAAATCATGTTTATTGACAAGCCAATAGGCGCGAACCTGGCCCAAGCTATCGCTATCTACGAGTTATCCAAAAAATACAATGTTCCCATCTTCTCTTCCTCTGCCTTGAGATATGTACCGGAGAGCCAAAAACTCCGCAATGGAGAGTTGGGGGAAGTACAAGGTGTTAACACGTACACGCCCGGGACGCTTGAACCGTCGCATGCCGATATGGCATGGTATGGTATCCACGGCATTGAGGCACTGTTCACCGTAATGGGCACGGGGTGTGTATCCGTGAACCGGATGTCCTCCGAAGGATCGGATGTAATTGTAGGTCTTTGGGACGATGGAAGAATCGGCACCGTAAGAGCCATCCGGGAAGGACATAGGCCTTACGATGGGCATGCTTTCACCGATAAAGGGATCGTATCGACCGGTAAATACCAAGGTTATGAACCCTTATTGAGAGAGATATTAAACTTCTTCACGACCGGGATCCCCCCGGTGAGTGAAAAAGAGACATTGGAAATCTTCACCTTTATTGAAGCTGCTGACGAGAGTAAAGGCGCGAAGGGAAAGATAGTTTCAATGGAAGAGACCTTTAAAAAGGGAGCGAAAGATGCTCGGAAGCTAATCCGAAAATTAAAATAACTTCTTGTAATGAAAAAATGTTTCACCATCATCGCTGCTATAACTCTTTTATTGGTATCCTGTACCGGGAAAACCAATAAAACGGACATGAATCAAACAGTGTTTACGGGAGAAGCGGGGGAGGTAAAACTAATTATCCTCGCGCCGGGTCATTTCCATGCCAGCTTGCTTCAAAAAAGCAGGATGGAGCAAGTGAATGACTCGGTGCAGGTTTATGCAGCCGCCGAAGATGCCGGACTGCGCCAATATCTCTCCGCGATCGAATCATTTAACCAACGGGAACAAGATCCTACTCATTGGAATACAATCCTCTACACGGGTAACGATTTTCTTGAAAGGATGGTATCCGATAAAAAAGGAAACGTGGTTGTCCTCGCGGGGAATAACCGGGATAAAACCGAGTATATTCGGGCCGCCGTAGAGGCGGGGGTAAACGTGTTATCGGACAAGCCAATGGCGATAAGCCCTGCAGATTTCCGCTTGCTGGAAGAGGCATACCAAGTTGCCGATTCGAAAAACGTGATGCTCTATGATATGATGACCGAGCGATACGATATGCTTAACATAATTGAAAGAGAGCTGATCAACGATTCCGATCTTTTCGGGGAGTTACAACCGGGAACACCGGATGATCCTGCCGTTTACATGGAAAGCGTTCATCATTTTTACAAAGAGGTGTCAGGTGCCCCGCTGATTCGTCCCGCTTGGTATTACGATGTAGAACAACAGGGAGAAGGAATTGCCGACGTGACCACCCACTTAATTGATCAGCTGTTTTGGAAATGCTTCCCAGCTGAGCCGATCAACTATCAACAGGATGTTGGGAATATATCATCCACGCACTGGGCCACGGAGATCACCCTTGCTCAATTCAAGCGATCAACCGGGGAAGCTAGTTTCCCGGGTTATTTGCAAAAACAGCTTGACAATGGGTTATTAAAGGTGTTTGCCAACGGCACCGTCGTTTTTGATGTAAAGGGTAGCCACGTGGGCTTGAAAGTCCTTTGGAATTGGGAAGCGCCCGAGGGAGGTGGCGACACTTTCGTATCCGAAATAAAGGGCACCAAGGCGATACTACGGACAGAACAAAACAGAGAGCAAGGGTTCGTGAAACAGTTGTATGTTCAACGACCGAATGATATCGACAAGAGTGCTTTCGAAGAGAATTTAACGAAGTCCATTAACAAATTACAAGCGAACTATCCCTTTATCTCTTGTTCGAAAACCGGATCCGAGGGGTCGTACTTGGTCAATATTCCCCGAGAAAACAGAGAGGGACATGAGTCGCATTTCACGTACGTGGCCGAGCGGTTTTTCCAATATTTGGTCGATCGTGATATGCCGGAGTGGGAAATTTCAAACACGTTGGCAAAATATTTCATCACCACAAAGGCAGTAGAGGAGGCCAGAACAACAGACAACAATGAATAGCGAAAAAACATACACGAAATCGCAACTGGCCTTTTTACTGGTCCTACGATTCGCGATAGGATGGCACGTGTTGTACGAGGGGATATCAAAAGTACTCAATCCCCAGTGGACATCCGCTAATTTTCTACAAGAGTCGAAAGGTATCTTATCAGGCCTTTCAAGTTGGATTATTTCGAACGCCGATGTACTCGCCGTCGTCGACTTTTTAAACGTGTGGGGACTGGTTTTAATTGGGCTCGGTATTCTATTTGGGTTCCTTTTTAAGCCCGCCGCTATCGCCGGATCCATTTTGATATTTATCTATTACTTATCCGTGCCCCCCCTCGTTGGATATGAATACACGCTTCCTACCGATGGAAGCAATTTGGTGGTAAATAGAACACTCATAGAAGCGATCGCGCTTTTTGGATTGATACTGTTTCCAACAAATAAAATTTTCGGATTAGATTATTTTATCTATTCTCGTAAGAAAGGAAAACTCCATTATGGAAGATAGTAACAAGAAAGAGAGGGAGAACCTCGAGAGCCAACCTTCGCAAGATAAGCCTGAACAAAAGCCGGCAAAAGACATTTCGCGGCGAAACGCGTTGAAAGCGTTCGCGGGGATACCTGTTGCCGGAATATTTGGCTACGAATTGTTCAAGAAAATCAATCACGACACGGGTAAAAGGGACCGTATCACACGTGAACTTGGCCTGGATAAAATGGAATTCCCTATTCCCGATTACGGGAAAAAGGGTTCCCCCGATATTCTTCGGGTAGGCATAATCGGATTCGGGCGTCGCGCTGAACAGCTCTCTGCTGCTCTCGGATTCATGCACCCCGAGGAGGTAAAAAGAAGAAAAAACAATAATAGCCTGCAGAGCTGGCTTGAACAGGAGGATCTTGGCGTTGCTATTACTGGAATTTGCGATGTATTCGATCTGCACGCTGAACATGGTATGACCATCGCTAACAACAGCCTGCGTCACGGGGCATCGAAGCTCCCTATCAAACGCTATCGCACGTACCAAGATATGCTTGCCGACAAAGATATTGACGCGGTTATTATTTCCACACCGGATCATCATCATGGTTTCATGGCAATTGATGCCGTTAGGGCAGGAAAACACGTTTATCTTGAAAAAAGTGTCGCGCACACCGAGGAAGAGTTGAACTTATTATACAACACGGTAAAAGAGAGCAATATTACTTTCCAGCTGGGCCATCAAATAACGCAGAGTACCGTTTTCAAACAGGCAAAAGAGATTATCGACAAGAACGTGTTGGGTAAGATTACCCTGATTGAGACCACCAGTAATCGCAATACCGCCGAGGGTGCCTGGATCCGGCATTTAGATGCGGACGGGAATCTAAAGCCGGGCGATGAAAAGAGCATCGACTGGGAACAATGGCTAGGGAACACCCCCTATGTGCCTTTCAGTGTCGACCGGTTCTACAACTGGACAAAATGGTTTGCTTACGGTACCGGATTAATTGGCCAGCTATTTACCCATGAGTTCGACGCGGTAAATCAACTCATGCGAATTGGCATTCCTCATTCGGTCTCCTCATCGGGAGGGATATACTATTGGAAAGACAATAGAGAGATACCCGATAGCCTGCATTGCGTATTTGAATACCCCGATAAAGATTTAACCCTGTTATATAGCGGGAATCTGGCATCCAGTAGAAGCCGGGGACGTGTATTCATGGGGCACGACGCTTCAATGGAACTCGGGAACAACATTAAAATAACGGTCGATAGAAACTCAACGCAGTACAGGAAAGGGATATCATCCGGGTTAATTGAAACTTCATCACCCATGCTTACTTTCAATCCCGGTGCCGGACAAATCGACGCGGTGACTTCTGCTTCAGAAAAGTACTACGCTGATCGCGGATTGACCAACACGGTGATCAATGGACGGCAAATTGACGTTACCCATTTGCACGTGCGCGAGTGGCTGGATTGCATCCGAGAAAATAAAACTACCAGCGCGAACATAGAGGTCGCCTACGAAGAGGGGATTGCCTGCTTAATGGCGCACCGTTCATATCTTGAAAAACGTCAAATGTTTTGGGACGCAGAAAACAGAAAAATCGTTTAAAATCAAAGAGTAATACAATAAAAAACGTTTGAAAAATATAACAATATGACAACAAGAAGACAATTTATTAAAAATGTAGCCATAGGAACTGCCGCGGTTTCCGCGAGTAAAGTAGGCGGTGTTTTACCCAGCTTCAGCGCGTCGAGTTACCGAAACATCGTGGGTGCTAATGATCGCATCCGCATCGCGGGTATTGGTGTAAATGCCAGAGGCAACGCGTTGGCTAGAGGATTCGCCAACGAAAAGGAGCGGGGTTGCGTCGTGACCGATATTTGTGACGTAGACTCGAGAGCGATAGAAAAGGGAATTAAAACGGTTCAAGATGCAGCCGGCAACAAGCCAAGAGGGCATGAGGATATTCGAAAGATGCTGGAATCGAACGATTTCGATGCTGTTTTTATAGCTACTCCTGACCATTGGCACGCTCCGGCCGCATTGATGGCCATGAAAGCAGGAAAGCATGTTTACCTGGAAAAGCCAACCAGCCATAGCCCCGAGGAGAATGAAATCTTGATCGCTGCTGAAAAAAAGTACCGGAAGGTAGTCCAAGTCGGCAACCAACGCCGTTCATGGCCAAACGTGGCACATGCCATAAAAGAGATCCACGATGGCGTGATTGGTGAAGTTCATTACGGGAAAAGCTGGTATTACAACAAACGCCCTTCCATGGGAACCGGAAATGTTATTTCTCCCCCCGATTGGCTGAACTGGGAACTTTGGCAAGGGCCTGCCCCTCGCGTCGACTATAAAGACAATATTGTTCATTACAACTGGCACTGGGTGTGGCATTGGGGAACCGGTGAAGCACTGAATAACGGCATGCACTTTGTGGATCTTCTTCGCTGGGGCATGAAGCTCGATTATCCCGTGTCGGTGGATTCCATCGGTGGCAGGTACCACTATCAGGACGACTGGGAAACACCCGACACCCAACTGGTCAACTTCAAGTTTGCCAACGGCAAAGTGATGACCTGGGAAAGCCAAAGCTGCGTTCGTTCAAGTATATCAGGACATGGCAGTGGAGTAACTTTCTACGGGGATAAAGGTAGCCTCACGATAGGAGGCGGTAATGAATACAGGGTGTTTGACCTGGATAATAAACTGGTTAAACACGTGGATAGCAAGATGGTATTCGAAGAAGGGAACCTGGTGAATCCCACGCAAAGCCTTGATGCATACCACTTCCAAAACTTTTTCGACGCCATTCGTAAAGGAGAAAAATTAAACTCTCCCCTCACCGAAGCATGCATAAGTACACAATTGGTACAGCTATCTAATATTTCACACCGGGTAGGAAGATCGTTAAATATCGATCAAAGAAAAGGTACTATCGTGAAAGATAGAGAAGCGAACAAACTGTGGAAAAGAGATTATGCAAAGGGTTGGGAAATGAAAGTATAACATATATCCTGCTCTATGAATAAAGAGGCTATCACGCGAGATAAATCCCGGGTGCGTTCCATTGACGCGCTCCGGGGTTTTGATATGTTTTGGATTATGGGAATTGGCAGCGTGATAGTTCGTATGGCTGCCATTGAAAACACACCATTTTGGAGCGGGTTCGCCGCTCAGTTCGAACACCCGTACTGGAATGGTTTCACGCTATGGGATATGATTTTCCCCCTGTTTATGTTCCTGTCGGGCATGTCATCCCCTTTCTCTATCGACAAACAACTGGAAAGCGGAAGAACTCGCAAGCAAATATTGTGGAAGGTCGTAAAGCGGGGCCTCATACTCATATTACTGGGCATCATCTACAACACGAAAGGAATTGAGTTACGGCCTCTCACGGAATACCGATACGCGAGTGTACTGGGTAAAATTGGTGCAAGCTATGTTTTCGCGAACATCATCTATTTATACGCTAAACCCAATGCCAGAATTGTATGGTATGGGGCGTTGCTTATCGGGTATTGGCTGTTATTGAAATTCACCGCGGCTCCCGGATTCCCGGCGGGTGACCTCACGGAAGCGGGTAACTTTGCCTCCTACTTCGATCGGATCGTGTTACCGGGAGTATTGTCACGAGAAATTCACGATACCGTGGGTTTACTCTGTACCATCACGGGAGTATCCACCACCCTACTGGGAGTGCTCGCGGGAAGTTTTTTAAAGAAACACCCGATGGCCCCGATCAAAAAGACGCTGTGGTTTTGTATTGCCGGCGTGGGACTAATTTTGCTGGGACTCCTTTGGAATCTTGATTTCCCGATCAATAAAAACTTGTGGTCGAGCTCCTATACAGTACTTACAGGCGGTATTAGCCTATTGTTGTTCGCTCTTTTTTACTACATCATCGACATCAAGGGGTATTATAAATGGTCCTTCTTCTTTAGAGTAATTGGCATGAACTCGATATTTATCTACTTATCGCCAATCTTCATTAACTACTCCTATATTGCCAGGGCAGGCCTTCGATGGGTGGGGCAGTTAGCCGGCCCGTACGAAGCCCCGGTAATGGGACTTTGTACCGTATTCGTGTCGTGGCTGGTATTGTACTTCATGTACAAGAAAAAGATTTTTATTAAAGTATAACCGTTGAAAACCTCCATCTCTTATATCGTATTGCTCGTTTGCCTGTTTATTGTAGAACATGCAATTAGTCAATCGTACTATCACGAATATAGGAGGAAAAGCAACGCCTGGAGTAACCTATCCTCCTGTTTTAAACCTCCGGAACATCTAGAAGATCAACTGGGTGATTACCGATCTCCACTTATGTTTTATGATGGGCAAACCGTGGAAACGAAGGAAGATTGGACAAAACGTCGTGATGAAATTCGCTCACGGTGGATGAATATGATGGGCGAATGGCCTTCGATACTAGAAGAGCAGGAGTTTGATATTGTTGATGAAGAGAAGATAGAATCTTTTACGCGTTATAGAGTGCGATTTTATTGGACTCCAAATGAACAGACCGAAGGTTACTTATTTGTACCTGACAAAGAAGGAGAGAAGCCGGCTGTAATTTCCGTGTTTTATGAGCCTGAAACCGCCGCTGGAATAGGAGGGAAACCATACAGGGACTTTGCATATCAATTAGCCAGAAGAGGATTCGTTACATTATCATTGGGTACTTCGGAAACGACAAAAAACAGGACCTACTCTATGTACTATCCTACCAGAGAAGATGCAGACATTCAACCTTTATCCCTATTGGCATATGCTGCCTCGAATGCCTTAGAAGCATTGGCAAAAATGGACGATGTTAACGCGGATAAAATCGGTATAGTGGGACATTCTTACGGTGGGAAATGGGCCATGTTTGCATCCTGCCTATACGATAAGTTCGCCGCTGCGGCATGGAGCGATCCGGGCATCGTATTCGACGAAACCAAGGGATCGGCGGTTAACTACTGGGAACCGTGGTACCTGGGCTACTACCCTCCTCCCTGGGAAAAAATATGGAGCAAAACCGGAGAGCAAGCCAAAGGACTCTATCCGAGATTGCGTGAGGAAGGATTCGACCTGCACGAATTACACGCGCTTATGGCACCACGTCCTTTTTTGGTCTCAGGCGGCTCATCTGATCCTATTGAAAGGTGGATTCCACTGAACCACACCATCGCGGTCAACAATCTACTAGGATATACCCAGCGGGTTGCCATGAGTAATAGAGCGGAACATAGCCCCGATGCGCATTCAAATGAAATTATCTATTCATTTTTTGAATGGTTTTTGAAATAATATGCCTTTAGAATCTCGATTGAACCTTACCAACTCAAAAATATAAATTTTATGGACCGAAGAGATTTTCTGAAAAATGCAAGCATAGCGGGAATGATCACGATAATCCCGAGTCATGCCGTGTTAGGATTATATAAAATGAAACCAGTAAATTTTCTACTACTTGTTTTGGTTCTCTTTTTAGGATCTTGTAAGGCGCTGGCTACGGCCGAAAAAACGCCGGATCCTGATTTTCATCTATACTTATTGGTCGGGCAATCAAACATGGCCGGCAGGGGAGCGATCGACTCACTCTCTTTCCCTGACAATCCGCGGATATTGATGCTAACCGAAGAGAATGAATGGGTAGTAGCAAAAGATCCTCTCCATTTCGACAAGCCTAACATCGCCGGAGTTGGGCCGGGTTTAGCGTTTGCCCAAGA of the Petrimonas mucosa genome contains:
- a CDS encoding prolyl oligopeptidase family serine peptidase, producing the protein MFIVEHAISQSYYHEYRRKSNAWSNLSSCFKPPEHLEDQLGDYRSPLMFYDGQTVETKEDWTKRRDEIRSRWMNMMGEWPSILEEQEFDIVDEEKIESFTRYRVRFYWTPNEQTEGYLFVPDKEGEKPAVISVFYEPETAAGIGGKPYRDFAYQLARRGFVTLSLGTSETTKNRTYSMYYPTREDADIQPLSLLAYAASNALEALAKMDDVNADKIGIVGHSYGGKWAMFASCLYDKFAAAAWSDPGIVFDETKGSAVNYWEPWYLGYYPPPWEKIWSKTGEQAKGLYPRLREEGFDLHELHALMAPRPFLVSGGSSDPIERWIPLNHTIAVNNLLGYTQRVAMSNRAEHSPDAHSNEIIYSFFEWFLK
- a CDS encoding glucosamine-6-phosphate deaminase; this translates as MSYTTASSDVVTFTKGMLEVRIFHTREAMGKEAAINVSDSIQRLLKQKEEINMIFAAAPSQSDFMKELIADKAIEWNRINAFHMDEYIGLEKEASQGFGNFLKRNLFDHVPLKSVHLINGQADDPEEECKRYSKLLEQHTVDIVCLGIGENGHIAFNDPPVADFKDPKQVKVVELDMPCRQQQVNENLFTGIDLVPTHAITITIPGLLRGGEMFCMVPALNKAEAVNHTLNGEISEACPASILRTKKGAILYLDRDSASLLETEEA
- a CDS encoding Gfo/Idh/MocA family protein, translating into MKLRIILSVLLSGFLFVSHAQMKIGIIGLDTSHSIAFTKFINGADKKEEYKDFQIVAAYPYGSKSIKSSYDRIPGYIEQVKEMGVEIVSSIPELLDKVDCVLLETNDGNLHLEQAYEVFKAGKIMFIDKPIGANLAQAIAIYELSKKYNVPIFSSSALRYVPESQKLRNGELGEVQGVNTYTPGTLEPSHADMAWYGIHGIEALFTVMGTGCVSVNRMSSEGSDVIVGLWDDGRIGTVRAIREGHRPYDGHAFTDKGIVSTGKYQGYEPLLREILNFFTTGIPPVSEKETLEIFTFIEAADESKGAKGKIVSMEETFKKGAKDARKLIRKLK
- a CDS encoding Gfo/Idh/MocA family protein, with the protein product MEDSNKKERENLESQPSQDKPEQKPAKDISRRNALKAFAGIPVAGIFGYELFKKINHDTGKRDRITRELGLDKMEFPIPDYGKKGSPDILRVGIIGFGRRAEQLSAALGFMHPEEVKRRKNNNSLQSWLEQEDLGVAITGICDVFDLHAEHGMTIANNSLRHGASKLPIKRYRTYQDMLADKDIDAVIISTPDHHHGFMAIDAVRAGKHVYLEKSVAHTEEELNLLYNTVKESNITFQLGHQITQSTVFKQAKEIIDKNVLGKITLIETTSNRNTAEGAWIRHLDADGNLKPGDEKSIDWEQWLGNTPYVPFSVDRFYNWTKWFAYGTGLIGQLFTHEFDAVNQLMRIGIPHSVSSSGGIYYWKDNREIPDSLHCVFEYPDKDLTLLYSGNLASSRSRGRVFMGHDASMELGNNIKITVDRNSTQYRKGISSGLIETSSPMLTFNPGAGQIDAVTSASEKYYADRGLTNTVINGRQIDVTHLHVREWLDCIRENKTTSANIEVAYEEGIACLMAHRSYLEKRQMFWDAENRKIV
- a CDS encoding acyltransferase family protein, translating into MGIGSVIVRMAAIENTPFWSGFAAQFEHPYWNGFTLWDMIFPLFMFLSGMSSPFSIDKQLESGRTRKQILWKVVKRGLILILLGIIYNTKGIELRPLTEYRYASVLGKIGASYVFANIIYLYAKPNARIVWYGALLIGYWLLLKFTAAPGFPAGDLTEAGNFASYFDRIVLPGVLSREIHDTVGLLCTITGVSTTLLGVLAGSFLKKHPMAPIKKTLWFCIAGVGLILLGLLWNLDFPINKNLWSSSYTVLTGGISLLLFALFYYIIDIKGYYKWSFFFRVIGMNSIFIYLSPIFINYSYIARAGLRWVGQLAGPYEAPVMGLCTVFVSWLVLYFMYKKKIFIKV
- a CDS encoding putative oxidoreductase C-terminal domain-containing protein produces the protein MKKCFTIIAAITLLLVSCTGKTNKTDMNQTVFTGEAGEVKLIILAPGHFHASLLQKSRMEQVNDSVQVYAAAEDAGLRQYLSAIESFNQREQDPTHWNTILYTGNDFLERMVSDKKGNVVVLAGNNRDKTEYIRAAVEAGVNVLSDKPMAISPADFRLLEEAYQVADSKNVMLYDMMTERYDMLNIIERELINDSDLFGELQPGTPDDPAVYMESVHHFYKEVSGAPLIRPAWYYDVEQQGEGIADVTTHLIDQLFWKCFPAEPINYQQDVGNISSTHWATEITLAQFKRSTGEASFPGYLQKQLDNGLLKVFANGTVVFDVKGSHVGLKVLWNWEAPEGGGDTFVSEIKGTKAILRTEQNREQGFVKQLYVQRPNDIDKSAFEENLTKSINKLQANYPFISCSKTGSEGSYLVNIPRENREGHESHFTYVAERFFQYLVDRDMPEWEISNTLAKYFITTKAVEEARTTDNNE
- a CDS encoding DoxX family membrane protein, whose protein sequence is MNSEKTYTKSQLAFLLVLRFAIGWHVLYEGISKVLNPQWTSANFLQESKGILSGLSSWIISNADVLAVVDFLNVWGLVLIGLGILFGFLFKPAAIAGSILIFIYYLSVPPLVGYEYTLPTDGSNLVVNRTLIEAIALFGLILFPTNKIFGLDYFIYSRKKGKLHYGR
- a CDS encoding Gfo/Idh/MocA family protein, whose product is MTTRRQFIKNVAIGTAAVSASKVGGVLPSFSASSYRNIVGANDRIRIAGIGVNARGNALARGFANEKERGCVVTDICDVDSRAIEKGIKTVQDAAGNKPRGHEDIRKMLESNDFDAVFIATPDHWHAPAALMAMKAGKHVYLEKPTSHSPEENEILIAAEKKYRKVVQVGNQRRSWPNVAHAIKEIHDGVIGEVHYGKSWYYNKRPSMGTGNVISPPDWLNWELWQGPAPRVDYKDNIVHYNWHWVWHWGTGEALNNGMHFVDLLRWGMKLDYPVSVDSIGGRYHYQDDWETPDTQLVNFKFANGKVMTWESQSCVRSSISGHGSGVTFYGDKGSLTIGGGNEYRVFDLDNKLVKHVDSKMVFEEGNLVNPTQSLDAYHFQNFFDAIRKGEKLNSPLTEACISTQLVQLSNISHRVGRSLNIDQRKGTIVKDREANKLWKRDYAKGWEMKV